The DNA window TCGTCATTATTTGTAGTATGGTGATCGACTTTTTATCGCCTAATACCGGCTTGATCAACAAGTTGATGGCCGCGGTTGGATTAGAGAAAATTTATTTTATGATTATACCTGAGTGGTTCCGAACGATTTACGTCGCGTCGGATATATGGGCTAACGCGGGCTATGACGCCATCATCTATCTTGCAGCGGTTGCGGGAATTAGCCCGACGTTGTATGAAGCAGCCAAAGTAGATGGATGCAGCAGGTGGAAGAGCCTGTGGAATATTACGCTTCCAGGTCTAATGCCGACGATTCTCATTATGTTCATTTTGCGAACGGGAAAAATGTTGCAAATCGGATACGAGAAAGTATTGCTTCTCTATAATCCGACTACGTACGAAGTAGCGGATGTATTCTCTACTTATGTATATAGAAAAGGTCTGATTGAATCAAATTACAGCTACGCCGCCGCTGTTGGTATGTTTGAAGCGTTTATCGCTATGATCATGCTGTTGTCGGCAAACTTCATAAGCAAAAAGGCAGGAGGTAAGGGGCTATGGTAGGAGAATCAAAATTAAACCTGTTCGGAGTCATCAACGCCCTGCTCCTAATCTGCGTTGGAATTGTTACAGTCTATCCGATCCTTTATATTTTCTCGATATCGATAAGTGATACGGCTTCCGTTGTTCAGGGGAAAATCACTCTATTTCCAAAAGGCATTAACTTTGATGCTTACTTGGAGGTTCTTAAAGACAAACGGATACCGAGAGCCTATTTGAATACGATCTTCTATACGGGCCTAGGTACTTTTATTAACCTACTGCTAACTGCGATAGCGGCATATCCGCTGTCCCGTCCTGATTTCATCTGGCGTAAATATTGGATGTTTGGGATCGTATTAACGATGTTCCTCAACCCAGGTATCATTCCGAACTATTTGATTGTTTCGGGGCTTGGACTTACTGATTCGGTGTGGGCGCTCGTTATTCCAAATGCAATTTGGACGATGGAGCTTATCATTCTGAAGAGTTTCTATGAGGGCATGTCAGAGCAGGTCCGTGAAGCGGCGCTAATAGACGGTGCTTCTGAATTCCGGATATTGTTCAATATCGTGATTCCGCTATCCAAACCGGCGCTGGCGTCGATCGCACTCTTTTATTTTATGGGGCACTGGAACAGCTACTTCCTGCCGATGATTTATTTGAACGATTCAACCTTGTACCCGCTTCAGGTCGTACTTCGGGATATGCTCATCTTCAGTGAAGGCAACCGTGCAAGCTTAGTTGATGCGGCGGCACTCGCTCCTCAGGCGAAGAAGAATGCCACGATTATACTGTCGATGATTCCGGTCTTAATGATCTATCCGTTTGCTCAAAAGTATTTTGCATCGGGCGTAATGATAGGTGCTGAGAAGGGATGAGTTTCTTCATGTAGAATTAGTTGGATAAACAACTATGAGAAAGGATGACTACTACTTGAAGCGCTTTTTTACGAATCTGGGTATCGTACAAATCTTTTGTTCGTTGCTCCTAGTCATCGGCATCATGTATGTATCCAATTATACTGTATACAAAAACTCGATCTCTGGTATTTATGCCAACGTAACACAAAACAACAATCTTGCGGTAAAAACGATGATTCAATCTTTCGACAACAGCTTTCGGTCGATCAACAACATTATCCATTCCATTCATGGGCTTCCTTATAGCAATCTGGAATCGGAAGAAGACGGGCGTATTGACATGGCCAAGGTTTATACCATGCAGGAGAGCATTGCTACGCTCGTCTCCTCTGTGGATTTCATCGAGGAGGTCATCGTATTCTACGATGATATGGATCTGGCCATCACCTCAACCGGCACAAGTAGTCTTAGCCATTTATTTGAGAACAAATACAAACACGATTTGTATAATGAGAGCTATTGGCGGACTTATACCAAGGGGAAAAATTCATTTAAAGTAATGCCCGGGCAATATTTTAAAGTCGCAACGAATACAACGTGGCAAAGGAAAAAGCTGATGGTCGCTGTCGGCGGGAACAAGATCCGTATGTCGAACAAAAACATCATCATTCTCATTGATGAGGCAGCCCTACTGAAGCATGTGAACCAGAAGCTGATGATTCCAGGTGCTTCACTTATCGTACTGGATCAAGAACGCAGAGTCATTCTTAGTACAGACTCGAATTCCGATTTATCGGGAGTGATTGACGAGATCTATTTCAATTCGTCCCAAGAAGCTTCATTAAGGAAAGAAGACTATCAATACAACTTTTACAAGTCGGATTTTAACGATTTTGTTTATATCAATAAAGTACCGTATCAATTCCAGAATATCGATTCTGTGATAGAAGCCAATAAAATGATTATGTTGTCGGCCATTATTGGCGCGGTCCTGTTATCTGTGCTTCTAAGTATTTATTTAAACAAACCGGTCAAAAAAATTATCCGTCAGCTTGGCGGAACCAGTAGAGGAAATGATTTCCGCAAAATTCTAAGCGGTATTGTAAAAATGCAAATGGAAATTGACTCAACCAAAAAGAAGCTGGAAGATGTCGAATCGGAAGCGCGCAGAAGTGTGTTCCTACAAGCTGTAGATGAATACGCATGCTCCACAGAGCATGACGTAGAGATGGATAGATATTGCAGCGATATTTTACATAGCAAGTACTTTGTGTTGCTTATGGTTCATTTGAATAAGAAAGGGAATGAGCAGCAATCAACGATGCCTGTAGAGAGCATTGTATCGGTTCTCAATACAGCTTTGCTGAAAGAAAAAAGTGATGTTCAGGTGTTCTATGATAAAAACTTACAATTCATCTCGCTTGTCGGCATCAAGCAACCAGATGAACGTGCCATATTAATAAAACGTTTGAAATTGTTGTTTACTAACCTGGAACAGGGAGAGTTGTTAGGCTACTCAGTAAATGTCAGTGTAAGTAAGCTGTACGCTACAGAATTAGTAAATTATAAGTTTGCTTATCGTAATGCGGTGAACGGCTTACTGTACAGAGTGGTGAATGAAACTTCGATTGTGCTGGACGTTGAGAAGATTCATTACGGTTGGAGTCTATATTTCCCTTTCGACAAAATAGAGAAGCTCTCTAATTACATTTCCAATGGCAAACTGCAGGAAGGTAAAGAGATCATTTCGGAGACGTTAAGAGAGAATGCAGATCGAAATATACATCATCACCAGATGGCCCATATTGCCAAGACCATGTTTATGTATATGTTACGACATGCTAGCGGTACTGCTAATACTGATAACGAAATGTATAAGCTTGAACAACAGTTTCTGCAAAAAATAGATTACGCACATGATTATCTGGACATTGAGAATGCCCTTATAGACGTAGCCAAACATATTGCTAAGCATAATAAGTCCAATGAAACCAATAAATTGAATCCTAGCTTCATTTCACAATACATTGAGCTGCACTATATGGAAAATTTATATTTAGATCATATTGCTGAGGTTGTGGAAACCTCACCAAAATACTTTTCGAGTTATTTTAAAAAGACGTTTGGTATCAATTATGTCGAGTATCTCAACAAAGTAAGGTTGTCTCATGCTAAGGAATTGTTGAAGGATAGCGTATTATCAATCGGTGAAATTGGAGAGAAAACGGGATATTTAAATTCTTCGACCTTCACGACGACATTTAAAAAGTATTTTGGCATTTCTCCTAGTGAATATCGAAAACAAAATTGACAGAATAGGTTGGAGTGAAATACAAGATGAAGACGATTATGACTCAGAATGGAAAAATTATCATCGCGGATAGAGAGAAACCGATGCTATTGCAAGGTCATGTACTTATACGAACTGAATATTCTGCGATAAGTCCCGGCACGGAAATGATCTTCGTTAAGCGAGCTTCCGATGAACCGGCAACGCTAGGCTATAACGCCGTTGGAATTGTCGAACAAGTAGGCGAAGAGGTTAAGCATATTCAAGTGGGTCAGCGCGTAGCCTGCTATGGTGCACCCTATGTGCACCATGCGGAGTGGCTAGCAGTTCCAGCTAACTTGGTTGCCGTAGTTCCAGATCATGTCGATCCACAAGAGGCTGCATTTGCTGGTCTTGGTGCGATTGCCATTCATGCACTACGTGTAGCTGATTTGCGGTTTGGAGAGTCAGCTGTCGTCGTCGGGCTCGGTATTCTAGGTAACATCATCACACAGATTGCCAAAGCAGTGGCGTACAGAACCGTAGGCTTGGATTTGAGAAGCGACCGGGTAGCCATGCTTCAAGAAGATGGATTTTCTCATATCTATCACAATCAAACTGAAATGGAAGAGTCATTGGCGGATGCCGTTGGACCTTATGGGGCAGATGCAGTTTTGCATTGTGCGAGCGGACCAGGCGAGGAGTTGATGAATAGCTCACTGAAATGGATTCGGGACCGTGGAAAAATTGTCATTGTCGGTGATTTATCGGCCGAATTTTCTAGAGAGCTGATGTTCGGGAAAGAAGCCCAAGTGCTTATTTCGCGGGCAGGTGGTCCAGGCCGATATGATGCTCAATATGAGAGAGAAAATAGAGATTATCCGATTGGACATGTTCGTTGGACGGAAGGCAGAAACGTTGAGGAGTACATTCGTTTATTAGCTGAAGGCCGCATCTCGATCAAGAAGCTCATAACTAACATGTATTCAGTTGATGACGCTGCAGAGGCTTATGACAATTACAGAACGCCAACAGAAACGATTGCGACAATCATCAAATACTAGGATGTGATGATGCCATGGCAGAACATCAACCAGAAATTCGCAGCATTGCAAACCGTACTGAATTAGAATCCGTGTATGATATTTTGGGAGACGCATTCCCCGTTGGAAAAGACTTTTTTCAAAATCGACTTGATCATGATTCCACTTATGACAGGTCTACAACCTGGATTGCCAAACAGCAAGAAGCTATTACTTGTACCATTCAGATTTTCCCTTTCATGAGCCGTGTTGAGGATGCAGAAGTTAAAGTCGGAGGGATAGGCAGTGTAGCTACCGTGCCTAAGTACAGAGGACAGGGACATTGTCAGCTGATGCTTCGCCACCTCACAGAATGGATGGAACAGCAGGAATATGACCTTTCTTTACTATTTGCTGTCATAAATCCTTTTTACGAAAAAGCAGGCTGGAGTACCGTTCCAGAGATTTTATACGAATTAAACGTGGGAAGTATCCTTAATTCTAGCAGAAATTCGGAATATGCTATCCTACCGTTCGAGTCATCCTATTCAGAAATTATTTCCAATATTTACGAACGATTTAATGACAAGAGGACCTATACGGTCATTAGACCATCAACCCATTGGCAGGATCGACTTCATTGGCCCAGATGGAATTCTTCCACATGTCTTGTTGCTGTGCGAAATGGAGTTACCGTTGCTTACGGGCATATTTCCGAGACTGGAGAAGATGGGGCAGCTTATTTAGAGGAATTATGTTATCTCAAGGGTGAAGAAGATGCAGCGATTCCCTTATTATGCGCTTTAGTTGAACAGCGACCTGATGCGGCTCGTGTTCTTGCATATCTTCCAGATGATCATGTTTTGACTGAAGGATTTCTCTCGTGGGGGGCTGTAAAGAAGAGAACAACGGATGCGATGTGGAAAGTCATTAGGTTTCAGCCTTTGCTGGCCAAGCTCGCTCCCGTCTTTCAAACAAGGCTACAAGAGAATAGCGAATATGCCAATAAACCCCTACAGATAGGACTGAAATGTGCAAGTCAAAGGGCATATCTCCATTATATAGATGGAGGAATAGCGATCGAGTCTGATCCGCGCCATGGGATTGAATACTTAAGTATTACCTTAACCGAGAGAGATTTTGTATCCCTACTGATTCAAGGATATGATGCCTCTATTCCAGAAGTACCACATAGCGATGTGCTCAGGGCCCTTTTTCCTAAGCAAGATTCTGTTTTCTACAATATAGATAGGTTTTAAAACTATAAAATCAAAAAACTTATTCCCTTATTTCCTGCAAGAGTTGTAAATCTGAAAAGTCCGTTGCTACTGGGGAGCAACAAGAGATGATTTTAGCAACTCTTGCGGATATAAGAAGCAGTACTCAGAGTGTGATTATGCTTAGATTGAGCGAGTGATCTACTGGATATAGTGCGTTAGGATTGTTCAATAAGGTTCGGAACACCCCAACGAATAATCAGACCGGAATGAGTCAGGCCACTGCCAAAGCCGTAGATCAGTACTCGGTCCCCGTATTTCAATTGCTGATGATCTATGCCAGCCTGCAGAGCAAGTGGAATGGATGCGGAAGACGTGTTACCCATTTCTTGCACGCTCTGCAGTGTCTTGGACAGAGGGATATCTGCTTTCTCACAAATAGACTCGATGATACGAAGGTTGGCGCTATGAGGCACAACCCAGTCGATCTGATCAAGTTCTAAGCCTGCTTGTTCAAGCAGTGTATTAATCCCTTCAGATACCGTCCTTACCGCCCATTTGAATACCTCGCGTCCATTTTGCACAATCCGGCCATCTCCCGCTAGCGGAGTTTGGTCCATTTGTGTTGACAATCCGGATTGGTATACATGAATGCCTCCACTGCCTTGCGTCCCCATCGTAAAGGATTCAAATCCAGCTTGCTCAGGGTCATATTCAACCAGAACAGCCCCAGCCCCGTCCCCAAATAGAATACAGGTGCTACGATCCGTATAGTCTGTAATCTTAGACATCGTCTCTCCAGCCACGACTAATATCTTCTTATGCAGACCAGAGGTTATTAGGCCGTTCGCCACATGCAAAGCATATGAAAAGCCTGCGCATGTCGCGTTTAGGTCGATTGCTCCGGTTTCTTTTATGCCAAAATGCGCTTGAACTCGGCATGATACCGAAGGAAATGAATAATCAGGTGTTGCAGTAGCCGCGATAATAAGATCAACATCGTCCAGGGAAACAGCGTAGGTGTCCCTAAGTTTTTCCGCTGCGCGAATGCAGAGGTTGGAGGTAAACTCATCGCTTGCTGCGATATGTCTCGTCTTAATTCCTGTACGTTGAACGATCCATTCATCGTTTGTATCCACAAGTCGTTCCAAGTCTTCATTCGTCATAATAGCTTCGGGAACATAAGTACCGATGGCGGTAATGCGTGCCTTGGATAATGCTGACAATAAAATCACTCCTTTATCGTTAAATACTGAATTGTTACTAGCTATTAGTACTTGGTACTAAAAAGAGTATATCACTGTTTAGCATTAATGTATATTACTTACCCAAGCTAATATCACTACTAACTGAATAATGGGCCAATGCGGTTATAAACGCTATAGCCTTTTTATGCTCATTTCGACGGTATTATATCCAAACCATAAGGAAATGAACTTCATAGAATATAGTAACAATCAGCAAATTGATAGTGAGGAAGGAGGGGATGTGGATGTCAGTAATAAAAATGTATCTAACTGCAACAAGTACTGTTTTAGGAAATGTGAACACTACTACGACTACGAATACATCGCCTACTGTAGAGCGTTACACGGCATCTATCGTCCTGGGTAACATCATTGGAGGTACAACTGTAGTTCCTGCAACGAGCTTTACTAATGATAGTGGTAGTGCGGTTGCTGTTAATGGATTGGTTGTTCCATCTAGCGACGGTTACTACAGTTTGTATGTGAATAATGAACTTCAAAGAGGAGGAATTAGTTCATTAACCGCAGCTAATTTAACGATAGATACAGTTCTAGTAGTGGGTGTTACGGTCGTTATCGAGGTGGTTACCTTAAGGTGGTTACCTTATCTTCAACTTCAACATCCAATTCAACCAACAACATCGCTGTTTCAACATCCATACAAAATTAACTTCTGATCCTCATGCTATAATATGGGGTAGGAAGGAGTGTTTGATTAATCTATGAAAACGTTAGTATTAGCGGAAAAGCCCTCGGTCGCACGGGAAATCGCGCGGGTAATGGGCAGCCGAGACAAGCATAAAGGTTATTTTGAAGGTCCCAAGTATGTGGTGACCTGGGCATTGGGGCATTTGGTTGGTCTGGCTGAACCTGAGGATTATGATGGGAAATTTGGTACTTGGGCGTTGGAGGATTTGCCTATTTTACCTGGGAAAATGAAGCTGAAGGTGCTGCGTGAATCCAGTCATCAGTATAAGATTGTGCAGCAACTTATGCGGCGGCAGGACATAAAGGAACTAATCGTA is part of the Paenibacillus segetis genome and encodes:
- a CDS encoding ketoacyl-ACP synthase III, which translates into the protein MSALSKARITAIGTYVPEAIMTNEDLERLVDTNDEWIVQRTGIKTRHIAASDEFTSNLCIRAAEKLRDTYAVSLDDVDLIIAATATPDYSFPSVSCRVQAHFGIKETGAIDLNATCAGFSYALHVANGLITSGLHKKILVVAGETMSKITDYTDRSTCILFGDGAGAVLVEYDPEQAGFESFTMGTQGSGGIHVYQSGLSTQMDQTPLAGDGRIVQNGREVFKWAVRTVSEGINTLLEQAGLELDQIDWVVPHSANLRIIESICEKADIPLSKTLQSVQEMGNTSSASIPLALQAGIDHQQLKYGDRVLIYGFGSGLTHSGLIIRWGVPNLIEQS
- a CDS encoding helix-turn-helix transcriptional regulator, with the protein product MRKDDYYLKRFFTNLGIVQIFCSLLLVIGIMYVSNYTVYKNSISGIYANVTQNNNLAVKTMIQSFDNSFRSINNIIHSIHGLPYSNLESEEDGRIDMAKVYTMQESIATLVSSVDFIEEVIVFYDDMDLAITSTGTSSLSHLFENKYKHDLYNESYWRTYTKGKNSFKVMPGQYFKVATNTTWQRKKLMVAVGGNKIRMSNKNIIILIDEAALLKHVNQKLMIPGASLIVLDQERRVILSTDSNSDLSGVIDEIYFNSSQEASLRKEDYQYNFYKSDFNDFVYINKVPYQFQNIDSVIEANKMIMLSAIIGAVLLSVLLSIYLNKPVKKIIRQLGGTSRGNDFRKILSGIVKMQMEIDSTKKKLEDVESEARRSVFLQAVDEYACSTEHDVEMDRYCSDILHSKYFVLLMVHLNKKGNEQQSTMPVESIVSVLNTALLKEKSDVQVFYDKNLQFISLVGIKQPDERAILIKRLKLLFTNLEQGELLGYSVNVSVSKLYATELVNYKFAYRNAVNGLLYRVVNETSIVLDVEKIHYGWSLYFPFDKIEKLSNYISNGKLQEGKEIISETLRENADRNIHHHQMAHIAKTMFMYMLRHASGTANTDNEMYKLEQQFLQKIDYAHDYLDIENALIDVAKHIAKHNKSNETNKLNPSFISQYIELHYMENLYLDHIAEVVETSPKYFSSYFKKTFGINYVEYLNKVRLSHAKELLKDSVLSIGEIGEKTGYLNSSTFTTTFKKYFGISPSEYRKQN
- a CDS encoding carbohydrate ABC transporter permease, with protein sequence MVGESKLNLFGVINALLLICVGIVTVYPILYIFSISISDTASVVQGKITLFPKGINFDAYLEVLKDKRIPRAYLNTIFYTGLGTFINLLLTAIAAYPLSRPDFIWRKYWMFGIVLTMFLNPGIIPNYLIVSGLGLTDSVWALVIPNAIWTMELIILKSFYEGMSEQVREAALIDGASEFRILFNIVIPLSKPALASIALFYFMGHWNSYFLPMIYLNDSTLYPLQVVLRDMLIFSEGNRASLVDAAALAPQAKKNATIILSMIPVLMIYPFAQKYFASGVMIGAEKG
- a CDS encoding DUF4183 domain-containing protein → MSVIKMYLTATSTVLGNVNTTTTTNTSPTVERYTASIVLGNIIGGTTVVPATSFTNDSGSAVAVNGLVVPSSDGYYSLYVNNELQRGGISSLTAANLTIDTVLVVGVTVVIEVVTLRWLPYLQLQHPIQPTTSLFQHPYKINF
- a CDS encoding ABC transporter permease is translated as MSRISTSLTGTWQHMKRDRQLLVLFLPCLIFYIIFRYGPLFGLTIAFKDYNVFEGIFGSKWVGLKHFVKFFSGNDFLMLFKNTLTLGFFTLIFGFPIPILLAISLNELRVKWLKKSIQTLTYLPAFLSIVIICSMVIDFLSPNTGLINKLMAAVGLEKIYFMIIPEWFRTIYVASDIWANAGYDAIIYLAAVAGISPTLYEAAKVDGCSRWKSLWNITLPGLMPTILIMFILRTGKMLQIGYEKVLLLYNPTTYEVADVFSTYVYRKGLIESNYSYAAAVGMFEAFIAMIMLLSANFISKKAGGKGLW
- a CDS encoding GNAT family N-acetyltransferase, whose amino-acid sequence is MAEHQPEIRSIANRTELESVYDILGDAFPVGKDFFQNRLDHDSTYDRSTTWIAKQQEAITCTIQIFPFMSRVEDAEVKVGGIGSVATVPKYRGQGHCQLMLRHLTEWMEQQEYDLSLLFAVINPFYEKAGWSTVPEILYELNVGSILNSSRNSEYAILPFESSYSEIISNIYERFNDKRTYTVIRPSTHWQDRLHWPRWNSSTCLVAVRNGVTVAYGHISETGEDGAAYLEELCYLKGEEDAAIPLLCALVEQRPDAARVLAYLPDDHVLTEGFLSWGAVKKRTTDAMWKVIRFQPLLAKLAPVFQTRLQENSEYANKPLQIGLKCASQRAYLHYIDGGIAIESDPRHGIEYLSITLTERDFVSLLIQGYDASIPEVPHSDVLRALFPKQDSVFYNIDRF
- a CDS encoding zinc-dependent alcohol dehydrogenase, which produces MKTIMTQNGKIIIADREKPMLLQGHVLIRTEYSAISPGTEMIFVKRASDEPATLGYNAVGIVEQVGEEVKHIQVGQRVACYGAPYVHHAEWLAVPANLVAVVPDHVDPQEAAFAGLGAIAIHALRVADLRFGESAVVVGLGILGNIITQIAKAVAYRTVGLDLRSDRVAMLQEDGFSHIYHNQTEMEESLADAVGPYGADAVLHCASGPGEELMNSSLKWIRDRGKIVIVGDLSAEFSRELMFGKEAQVLISRAGGPGRYDAQYERENRDYPIGHVRWTEGRNVEEYIRLLAEGRISIKKLITNMYSVDDAAEAYDNYRTPTETIATIIKY